The DNA region TTGATGTCCTCGAGGTTGATGCCGCCGAAGGTCGGTTCCAGCGCCGCGATCACGTCGACCAGCTTGTGCGGGTCGGACTCGTTCAGCTCGATATCGAACACGTCGATGCCGGCGAACTTCTTGAACAGCACGGCCTTGCCTTCCATGACCGGCTTCGAGGCGAGCGGCCCGATGTTGCCCAGACCGAGCACCGCGGTGCCGTTGGTGACCACGCCCACGAGGTTGCTGCGCGCGGTGAAACGCGCGGCGTTCAGCGGGTTCTCGACGATTTCCTCGCACGCGAACGCCACGCCCGGCGAGTACGCCAGCGCGAGATCGCGCTGGTTGATCATCTGCTTGGTCGGGGCGATCGCGATCTTCCCGGGGGTGGGGAACTCGTGGTAATCGAGGGCGGCTTCGCGGGAGCTCGTTCTATCGGATTGCGTGATCATGACTGCGGTACTCGAAATAAAGTTAGCTAATCGAATCAATGCGTGTGGGGCCGGATAACGGCGTCATCCGGAGGCGTTTGATCCGTTGGTGTCTGCGCGGCGGAGTCCAGCGCATCGAGGCCCGTGTCGGTCCTGTCGAGCATCGCGCGGGCCTTGTTCATGTCGAGCGCCCCTTCCCAGCGGGCTACCACAATGGTCGCCACCCCGTTGCCGATCAGATTCGTGACCGCTCGGGCCTCGTTGAGGAAGCGGTCGACACCCAATAGCAGCACCAGTCCGGACACAGGGATCTGGTGCATCGAGGCGAGCGTCGCCGCCAGCGCGACGAACCCTGCTCCGGCCACGCCCGCTGACCCTTTGGATGTCAGCAACAGCACGCCGAGCAGCAGGAACTGGTCCCAGATCGTGAGGTGAATATTCATCGCCTGCGCAACGAACATTGAGGCCATGGTCAGGTAGATCGCGGTGCCGTCGGCATTGAACGTGTAGCCCGTAGGCAGCACCATCCCGACCACCGGGCGCGAACAACCCAGCTTCTCCATCTTGATCATCATCTGAGGCAGCACCGCTTCGGTCGAAGCCGTACCTAGCGTAATGAAGATTTCGTCCTTGATGTAGCGCAGATACTTCCACAGCGACAATCCGCTCATCCGCATCACCAGCCCAAGCACGACGACCACGAAGAAAATCGAGGTCAGGTAAAGGCACAGCATCAACTGTCCGAACGATGCCAGCGTGCCGATGCCGTACTTCGCGATGGTGAATGCCATGCCGCCGAAAGCACCGATCGGCGCGACATACATGACGATTCGCACGACGCCGAACATGCCCTGCAGGAACATGTCGAGCATGTCGACGAACGG from Paraburkholderia aromaticivorans includes:
- the dctA gene encoding C4-dicarboxylate transporter DctA, translating into MRVSKIGKSLSRLYVQVLIGIVAGVLVGHFYPDIGSQLKPLGDLFIKLIRMLLAPIIFASVVVGIARMNDLHEAGRVGVKAVVYFEVASTIALVVGLVIVNVIKPGSGMNIDPTHIDSSAISAYTHAAQQHGMLEFFMSIVPNSIVGAFANGDILPIIFFSLLLAVALAKLGPRTAPFVDMLDMFLQGMFGVVRIVMYVAPIGAFGGMAFTIAKYGIGTLASFGQLMLCLYLTSIFFVVVVLGLVMRMSGLSLWKYLRYIKDEIFITLGTASTEAVLPQMMIKMEKLGCSRPVVGMVLPTGYTFNADGTAIYLTMASMFVAQAMNIHLTIWDQFLLLGVLLLTSKGSAGVAGAGFVALAATLASMHQIPVSGLVLLLGVDRFLNEARAVTNLIGNGVATIVVARWEGALDMNKARAMLDRTDTGLDALDSAAQTPTDQTPPDDAVIRPHTH